One stretch of Nitratiruptor tergarcus DSM 16512 DNA includes these proteins:
- the hisJ gene encoding histidinol-phosphatase HisJ: MRVDLHNHTKRCNHATGEMEEYVQRAIAEGIEIYGFSDHAPMNFDQKYRMSLEEVDAYEKDVQELKEKYKNKIEILLGYEVDFLPGLMEDRIVQADVDYLIGSVHFLPKSRKHDEILIHQDLWGFDNPEFIGEYKNKDIDTIWEDYFSAIEALAKSGLFQIVGHLDLIKVFNFKPKKDVRLIAKNALKTIKENNLVLEISSAGLRKPVGEPYPSKELLEEAYELDIPITFASDAHAPEQVGYKLDEVMQLAKEVGYTKCAIFKNKERGFVEF; the protein is encoded by the coding sequence ATGCGCGTAGATCTGCACAATCACACAAAACGCTGCAACCACGCTACAGGCGAGATGGAAGAGTATGTGCAAAGAGCGATTGCAGAGGGTATCGAAATATATGGATTTAGTGATCATGCACCAATGAATTTTGATCAAAAATATCGTATGAGTTTGGAAGAAGTAGATGCGTATGAAAAAGATGTGCAAGAACTGAAAGAAAAATATAAAAATAAAATTGAAATCCTCTTGGGATACGAGGTAGATTTTTTACCAGGACTTATGGAAGATCGCATTGTACAAGCAGATGTAGATTACTTAATAGGCTCAGTCCACTTTTTACCAAAAAGCCGTAAACATGACGAGATCCTCATCCATCAAGATCTTTGGGGATTTGATAACCCAGAATTCATTGGAGAGTATAAGAATAAAGATATCGATACCATTTGGGAAGACTACTTCAGCGCTATAGAAGCACTCGCTAAGAGTGGACTTTTTCAGATTGTTGGACATCTAGACTTAATCAAAGTATTCAACTTCAAACCAAAAAAAGATGTGCGTCTCATCGCCAAAAATGCTTTGAAAACCATCAAAGAGAACAATCTTGTATTGGAAATCAGCAGTGCTGGTTTACGTAAACCCGTAGGAGAGCCTTATCCAAGCAAGGAGCTTTTAGAAGAGGCATATGAGCTTGATATCCCTATCACCTTTGCCTCTGATGCACACGCACCTGAACAGGTAGGATATAAACTTGATGAAGTTATGCAATTAGCAAAAGAGGTTGGTTATACAAAATGTGCTATTTTTAAAAATAAAGAGCGGGGGTTTGTAGAGTTTTAA